One segment of Leguminivora glycinivorella isolate SPB_JAAS2020 chromosome 12, LegGlyc_1.1, whole genome shotgun sequence DNA contains the following:
- the LOC125232138 gene encoding reticulon-4-interacting protein 1, mitochondrial: MAAARAAGAAEAWAGAARMAAWRAHSYAADDAGAAAALRLDAARRPVRRAPAELLVRVHASSINPIDLAMIRGYGSRVLNAWRALEGSEGLEFPLTPGRDFVGTVAGAAPGAALTPGERVWGVLPPHRVGAHAEYVLAKDSWVSKAPENLDDLEAGGALYGGLTACAALRAAGLAPGGAGEGGRRVLLLGLGGVGHAAAQLLVRDTHHVVVSCASEQAEAAQALGAEPLDRRQEGYAESLAQAGPFDVVIDCAGQGGAGAALLPCAFGVYVTLTSPLLRQTDASGILPGTVAAAADLIQQNLAVRQPAQIASLSAWLPRVRWAFFSPRADDIALLRRRASRGHFTVCVERAWGWRHAGDAYARAARGHARGKLMIDFTAP; encoded by the exons ATGGCGGCGGCACGAGCGGCAGGAGCGGCGGAGGCGTGGGCGGGCGCGGCGCGCatggcggcgtggcgcgcgcacTCGTACGCCGCCGACGACGCGGGCGCGGCCGCCGCGCTGCGCCTCGACGCCGCGCGCCGCCCCGTGCGCCGCGCGCCCGCCGAACTGCTGGTGCGGGTGCACGCCTCTTCCATCAACCCTATCGATCTCGCTATGATCC GTGGTTACGGCTCACGCGTGCTAAACGCCTGGCGAGCGCTCGAAGGGAGCGAGGGCTTGGAGTTCCCATTGACACCGGGGCGAGACTTCGTAGGGACGGTGGCGGGGGCCGCCCCGGGCGCAGCGCTCACCCCGGGGGAGCGCGTGTGGGGCGTGCTGCCGCCGCATAGAGTAGGGGCGCACGCGGAGTACGTGCTCGCCAAGGACAGCTGG GTGAGCAAAGCGCCGGAGAACCTGGACGACCTGGAAGCGGGCGGCGCGCTGTACGGCGGGCTCACCGCGTGCGCCGCGCTGCGGGCCGCGGGGCTGGCTCCCGGCGGGGCGGGCGAGGGGGGGCGCCGCGTGCTGCTGCTGGGGCTCGGCGGCGTCGGCCACGCGGCCGCGCAGCTGCTCGTGCGCGACACCCACCAT GTGGTGGTGAGCTGCGCCAGCGAGCAAGCGGAAGCGGCGCAAGCATTAGGAGCGGAGCCCCTCGACCGCCGCCAAGAAGGTTACGCCGAATCTCTGGCGCAGGCCGGCCC GTTCGACGTGGTGATAGACTGCGCAGGGCagggcggcgccggcgccgcgctGCTTCCCTGCGCGTTCGGAGTCTACGTCACGCTGACGTCGCCGCTGCTGCGCCAGACCGACGCCAGCGGCATACTGCCGGGCACCGTGGCCGCGGCGGCTGATCTCATACAGCAGAACCTGGCTGTCAGACAACCTGCGCAG ATAGCGTCTCTGTCCGCGTGGCTGCCGCGCGTGCGCTGGGCGTTCTTCTCGCCGCGCGCGGACGACATCGCGCTGCTGCGGCGGCGCGCGTCGCGCGGGCACTTCACGGTGTGCGTGGAGCGCGCGTGGGGCTGGCGGCACGCGGGCGACGCGTACGCGCGCGCGGCGCGGGGACACGCGCGCGGGAAACTCATG
- the LOC125231793 gene encoding tryptophan--tRNA ligase, mitochondrial — protein sequence MEILKRSLVNCKRCLASRAVHQSSAAAVSSKSSKDGGPWERRVVSGLQPTGTLHVGNYFGALRRCARLQQAGEDLTLFVADLHSLTTRHDAKALREDTLELAALALASGVCPERGTLFVQSAVPRHAELCWLLSCLATMARLSALPQFREKSATLRDVPLGLLLYPVLQAADVLVYRATHVPVGADQLQHLQVASALARQFAHRYGPAFPTPAPLLPDDGSDRIRNLRDPAKKMSKSDPEGKSRILLTDDDAAIALKLRKAVTDFTPEVTFDPENRLGVSNLIQLHCLSTGMTTDEAVDAAKGLTTAQYKGVVAAAVSAELRPVRTRYLELRSRPRVLRDVLARGAEAARRRADETYADVAACVGVAAPALPPRAVLHAAAE from the exons ATGGAGATATTAAAAAGGAGTTTGGTGAATTGTAAACGGTGTTTAGCTTCCAGGGCGGTACACCAGAGTAGCGCTGCCGCAGTTTCCAGCAAG AGTTCCAAAGATGGAGGGCCGTGGGAGCGGCGCGTGGTGTCGGGGCTGCAGCCGACCGGTACGCTGCACGTCGGCAACTACTTCGGAGCCCTGCGCCGCTGCGCGCGCCTGCAGCAGGCCGGGGAAGACCTCACGCTGTTCGTAGCAGACCTGCATTCACTTACCACCAGACAT GACGCGAAAGCGTTGCGTGAAGACACTTTAGAACTAGCAGCGTTGGCTTTGGCGTCCGGCGTGTGTCCGGAGCGAGGGACGCTGTTCGTGCAGTCGGCCGTGCCGCGCCACGCCGAGCTCTGCTGGCTGCTCTCCTGCCTCGCCACCATG GCGCGTTTGTCCGCGCTGCCGCAGTTCCGCGAGAAGTCCGCCACACTGCGCGACGTGCCGCTCGGGCTGCTGCTGTACCCGGTGCTGCAGGCCGCCGACGTGCTGGTGTACCGCGCCACGCACGTGCCCGTGGGCGCCGACCAGCTGCAGCACCTGCAGGTGGCCTCGGCGCTGGCGCGCCAGTTCGCGCACCGCTACGGGCCCGCCTTCCCTACACCCGCGCCTTTATTACCAG ATGACGGCAGCGACCGTATTCGTAACCTCCGCGACCCGGCCAAGAAGATGTCCAAGTCGGACCCCGAGGGGAAATCAAGAATCTTATTGACAGACGACGACGCCGCCATCGCGCTCAAGCTCAGGAAAGCCGTCACCGACTTCACCCCGGAG GTGACATTTGACCCTGAAAATCGGTTAGGCGTGTCGAACCTCATACAGCTGCACTGCTTGTCGACGGGCATGACTACCGACGAAGCGGTCGACGCAGCCAAAGGACTGACGACGGCGCAATACAAG GGCGTGGTGGCAGCCGCAGTGTCGGCCGAGCTGCGCCCCGTGCGCACGCGCTACCTGGAGCTGCGGTCGCGGCCGCGCGTGCTGCGCGACGTGCTGGCGCGCGGCGCGGAGGCGGCGCGGCGCCGCGCCGACGAGACCTATGCCGACGTGGCCGCGTGTGTCGGCGTCGCCGCGCCGGCGTTACCGCCTCGCGCCGTGCTGCACGCCGCCGCCGAGTAG